One segment of Curtobacterium poinsettiae DNA contains the following:
- a CDS encoding AraC family transcriptional regulator — protein sequence MTDTTESRTPAHPPRQPRSLVAVSGQDTDEAISSLAGMYAGKAWYSRALDQDYWFKYVGVGDERLSIRRSQMHGYLRGDVATEGEVVVQWLERGEARVDVGRDEVRMRPGVPTMFPVERRFEMEYQDWDQRLVHLRRDLVLDVAAEDHLVDGTMAFDTTAVPDLTAVGLWRTAVSGALRALREEGEESLAWHEAQRDVARALFRMYPLQADRFPAGYGTRSDGRLRAAVEFIQAHAHEPLTVADIAQAAGLSIRGIQESFQRAFERSPMTYLREVRLGRVHEELRILDPHATSVADVARRWGFAHMGRFASVYASRFGEYPRETLRR from the coding sequence ATGACCGACACGACGGAGTCTCGGACCCCCGCTCACCCGCCCCGTCAGCCGCGCTCGCTCGTCGCCGTGTCCGGGCAGGACACCGACGAGGCCATCAGTTCGCTCGCCGGCATGTACGCGGGCAAGGCCTGGTACTCCCGCGCACTCGACCAGGACTACTGGTTCAAGTACGTCGGCGTCGGTGACGAGCGCCTCAGCATCCGCCGGTCGCAGATGCACGGGTACCTGCGGGGCGACGTCGCCACCGAGGGCGAGGTCGTCGTGCAGTGGCTGGAACGCGGCGAGGCCCGCGTCGACGTCGGCCGCGACGAGGTCCGCATGCGGCCCGGCGTGCCGACGATGTTCCCGGTCGAGCGCCGGTTCGAGATGGAGTACCAGGACTGGGACCAGCGCCTGGTGCACCTGCGTCGTGACCTGGTGCTCGACGTCGCCGCCGAGGACCACCTGGTCGACGGCACCATGGCGTTCGACACCACGGCCGTGCCGGACCTCACCGCCGTCGGCCTGTGGCGGACCGCCGTGTCCGGCGCGCTCCGAGCACTGCGCGAGGAGGGCGAGGAGTCCCTCGCCTGGCACGAGGCGCAGCGCGACGTTGCCCGTGCCCTGTTCCGGATGTACCCACTGCAGGCCGACCGGTTCCCCGCCGGCTACGGCACCCGCAGTGACGGTCGGCTCCGGGCTGCGGTCGAGTTCATCCAGGCGCACGCCCACGAACCGCTCACCGTCGCCGACATCGCGCAAGCCGCGGGGCTGAGCATCCGCGGGATCCAGGAGTCGTTCCAGCGGGCGTTCGAGCGCTCGCCGATGACGTACCTGCGCGAGGTGCGGCTCGGACGCGTGCACGAGGAGCTGCGGATCCTCGACCCGCACGCGACCTCGGTGGCGGACGTCGCCCGGCGCTGGGGGTTCGCGCACATGGGGCGGTTCGCCTCGGTGTACGCGAGCCGGTTCGGGGAGTACCCGCGGGAGACGTTGCGGCGCTGA
- a CDS encoding amino acid permease → MTTTTRTLFRRKPIDTIDDEAGGEGGLKRHLGLWQLTAIGIGGIIGAGIFTLAGTVANGVAGPAVLISFLVAGVASAAAALSYAEFAGLIPKAGSAYTYGYAVLGEIVGWFIGWDLLLEYTAIVAVVAIGISGYVGFLVGQFGIDLPAWMLGAPGTGDGHVIDVFAIILCLLTAFVLTRGIRSAARFEFVAVGIKVALVVLIVVLGVFHINSANYSPYFPFGFGGVMTGAATVFFAVFGYDAMSTAAEESTDARKHMPKAILLSLGISMVLYVLATLVLTGMQKYTDIDPASGFSSAFASVGLGGVANVIAIGAIVGIVTVLVTFMLGASRVWFSMSRDGLMPKWFAKTDPKRHVPTRVTWILGIASAILAGVLPIGVVAELTNIGILLAFVVVCSAVVVLRYRQPDLDRQFRLPFMPVIPIIGVIASLWLVTFLQWETWVRFAIWFAIGLGVYFGYSRKHSKLAEPAKG, encoded by the coding sequence GTGACGACGACGACACGCACCCTGTTCCGACGGAAGCCCATCGACACCATCGATGACGAGGCCGGGGGCGAGGGCGGCCTGAAACGGCACCTCGGCCTGTGGCAGCTCACCGCGATCGGCATCGGCGGCATCATCGGCGCCGGCATCTTCACCCTCGCCGGCACCGTCGCGAACGGCGTCGCCGGGCCCGCGGTGCTGATCAGCTTCCTGGTCGCCGGGGTCGCGAGCGCCGCCGCAGCCCTGTCGTACGCCGAGTTCGCGGGGCTCATCCCGAAGGCCGGCAGCGCGTACACGTACGGCTACGCGGTGCTCGGCGAGATCGTCGGGTGGTTCATCGGCTGGGACCTGCTGCTCGAGTACACGGCGATCGTGGCGGTGGTCGCGATCGGCATCTCCGGCTACGTGGGGTTCCTGGTCGGACAGTTCGGCATCGACCTGCCCGCGTGGATGCTCGGCGCGCCCGGCACCGGTGACGGCCACGTGATCGACGTCTTCGCGATCATCCTGTGCCTGCTCACCGCGTTCGTCCTCACGCGCGGCATCCGGAGCGCCGCCCGGTTCGAGTTCGTCGCCGTCGGCATCAAGGTGGCGCTCGTCGTGCTCATCGTCGTGCTCGGCGTGTTCCACATCAACAGCGCCAACTACTCCCCGTACTTCCCGTTCGGCTTCGGCGGCGTGATGACCGGTGCCGCCACCGTGTTCTTCGCCGTGTTCGGCTACGACGCGATGTCCACCGCGGCCGAGGAGTCCACCGACGCCCGCAAGCACATGCCGAAGGCGATCCTGCTGTCCCTCGGCATCTCGATGGTGCTGTACGTCCTGGCGACCCTCGTGCTCACCGGGATGCAGAAGTACACCGACATCGACCCCGCCTCGGGCTTCTCGTCGGCGTTCGCGTCGGTCGGGCTCGGCGGTGTCGCCAACGTCATCGCGATCGGTGCCATCGTCGGCATCGTCACGGTGCTCGTGACGTTCATGCTCGGCGCCTCGCGTGTCTGGTTCTCGATGAGCCGCGACGGCCTGATGCCGAAGTGGTTCGCGAAGACCGACCCGAAGCGGCACGTACCGACCCGGGTGACCTGGATCCTCGGCATCGCGTCGGCGATCCTGGCCGGTGTCCTGCCGATCGGTGTCGTCGCCGAGCTCACGAACATCGGCATCCTGCTCGCGTTCGTCGTGGTGTGCTCGGCCGTCGTGGTGCTGCGCTACCGGCAGCCCGACCTGGACCGCCAGTTCCGGCTGCCGTTCATGCCCGTGATCCCGATCATCGGCGTCATCGCGTCGCTCTGGCTCGTCACGTTCCTGCAGTGGGAGACGTGGGTGCGGTTCGCGATCTGGTTCGCGATCGGGCTCGGTGTGTACTTCGGGTACTCGCGGAAGCACAGCAAGCTGGCCGAGCCAGCGAAGGGCTGA
- a CDS encoding DUF427 domain-containing protein encodes MRHPKRTEPGPGQESVWDYPRPPAVERVTARVVVRLGGTVVADTTDAVRVLETSHPPVYYLPMADLAEGALVKASGSSMCEFKGLARYFDVVGGDGTVASRAAWNYPTPVPGYESLRERVAIYPSAMDSCEVGGERVRAQDGDFYGGWITADIVGPFKGAPGTLGW; translated from the coding sequence ATGCGTCACCCGAAGAGGACCGAGCCCGGCCCCGGCCAGGAGTCCGTCTGGGACTACCCCCGCCCACCCGCCGTCGAGCGGGTCACCGCCCGTGTCGTCGTCCGTCTCGGCGGCACGGTCGTCGCCGACACGACCGACGCCGTCCGCGTGCTCGAGACCTCGCACCCGCCGGTCTACTACCTGCCGATGGCCGACCTGGCCGAGGGTGCGCTCGTGAAGGCGTCCGGATCGAGCATGTGCGAGTTCAAGGGCCTGGCGCGCTACTTCGACGTCGTCGGCGGGGACGGGACGGTCGCGAGCCGTGCCGCCTGGAACTACCCGACACCGGTCCCCGGCTACGAATCGCTGCGCGAACGCGTCGCGATCTACCCGTCGGCGATGGACTCGTGCGAGGTCGGCGGCGAACGGGTCCGGGCGCAGGACGGCGACTTCTACGGCGGCTGGATCACGGCGGACATCGTCGGGCCGTTCAAGGGTGCGCCCGGCACGCTCGGCTGGTGA
- a CDS encoding membrane protein, whose translation MRSFFRVLLGLALVVAGTSHLTFARKEFTAQVPDFVPLDDDTTVLASGVAEITLGSALVLAPKPARRFVGSVAALFFTVIFPGNLSQWVNRRDAFGLDSDEKRFVRLFGQPVLIALALWSTRGRRS comes from the coding sequence ATGCGTTCCTTCTTCCGCGTCCTGCTCGGCCTGGCCCTCGTCGTCGCGGGCACGAGCCACCTCACCTTCGCGCGCAAGGAGTTCACGGCGCAGGTGCCCGACTTCGTCCCCCTGGATGACGACACGACGGTGCTCGCGTCGGGCGTCGCCGAGATCACGCTCGGCTCGGCCCTGGTGCTCGCCCCGAAGCCGGCCCGCCGCTTCGTCGGCTCGGTCGCCGCGCTGTTCTTCACGGTGATCTTCCCCGGCAACCTGTCGCAGTGGGTCAACCGTCGCGACGCCTTCGGCCTGGACAGCGACGAGAAGCGCTTCGTCCGCCTGTTCGGCCAGCCCGTCCTCATCGCGCTCGCCCTCTGGTCGACGCGCGGCCGGCGCTCCTGA
- a CDS encoding APC family permease, whose product MATTKTDRPQQEQHELRRVIGPKLLLLFIVGDILGTGVYALTGQVAAEVGGAAWLPFLIAFAVALLTAFSYLELVTKYPQTAGAALYVHKAFGIHFVTFIVTFIVMCSGITSASTASRAFAANLGAGFGIELPNGAVMLIAMGFMLAVMFINFRGVSESVKTNVVLTLVELSGLVMVILIGFWAIAGGNADFSRVVMFETPEDKSLLLSISTATSLAFFAMVGFEDSVNMAEETKDPSRIFPKIMLTGLGITAVIYVLVSICAVAVVPIGELAGNETPLVTVVQTAAPDFPIADLLPFISMFAVANTALINMMMASRLLYGMSKQGVLPGFLSRISPARRTPSTAIVFTTLISLLLIGWVSLDPESPIVVVLGGTTSLLLLTVFAVVNVTVLVLRRDKVDHKHFRAGVVIPVIGVITCLWLVMPFSSGRDPQQYQIAGALLALGVLLWVLTWFTHGRKQAEKAPTGLVTEPTKVQRPPHDHRDV is encoded by the coding sequence ATGGCCACCACCAAGACGGACCGCCCACAGCAGGAGCAGCACGAGCTCCGCCGGGTCATCGGTCCCAAGCTCCTGCTGCTCTTCATCGTCGGCGACATCCTCGGCACGGGTGTCTACGCGCTGACCGGCCAGGTCGCGGCCGAGGTCGGCGGGGCAGCATGGCTCCCCTTCCTCATCGCGTTCGCGGTCGCGCTGCTGACGGCGTTCTCGTACCTGGAACTCGTGACGAAGTACCCGCAGACCGCCGGTGCCGCCCTCTACGTGCACAAGGCGTTCGGCATCCACTTCGTCACCTTCATCGTGACGTTCATCGTGATGTGTTCCGGGATCACGTCAGCGTCGACGGCGTCGCGGGCGTTCGCGGCGAACCTGGGTGCCGGGTTCGGCATCGAACTGCCGAACGGCGCGGTGATGCTCATCGCGATGGGCTTCATGCTCGCGGTGATGTTCATCAACTTCCGCGGGGTGAGCGAGAGCGTCAAGACGAACGTCGTGCTGACGCTGGTCGAGCTGTCCGGTCTCGTCATGGTGATCCTGATCGGGTTCTGGGCGATCGCGGGCGGCAACGCGGACTTCTCGCGGGTCGTGATGTTCGAGACGCCGGAGGACAAGTCCCTGCTGCTGTCGATCAGCACCGCGACGTCGCTGGCGTTCTTCGCGATGGTCGGGTTCGAGGACTCGGTGAACATGGCCGAGGAGACCAAGGACCCCTCGCGCATCTTCCCGAAGATCATGCTCACCGGCCTCGGCATCACCGCGGTGATCTACGTGCTCGTGTCGATCTGCGCCGTGGCCGTGGTGCCGATCGGTGAGCTCGCCGGCAACGAGACCCCGCTCGTGACCGTCGTGCAGACCGCCGCGCCGGACTTCCCGATCGCCGACCTGCTGCCCTTCATCTCGATGTTCGCCGTCGCCAACACCGCACTGATCAACATGATGATGGCGTCGCGCCTGCTCTACGGCATGAGCAAGCAGGGCGTGCTGCCGGGCTTCCTGTCCCGCATCTCCCCCGCCCGTCGCACCCCGTCGACCGCGATCGTCTTCACCACGCTCATCTCGCTGCTGCTGATCGGGTGGGTCTCGCTCGACCCGGAGTCGCCCATCGTCGTCGTGCTCGGTGGCACCACCTCGCTGTTGCTGCTGACGGTGTTCGCCGTGGTGAACGTGACCGTGCTCGTGCTGCGCCGCGACAAGGTCGACCACAAGCACTTCCGAGCCGGCGTCGTCATCCCGGTCATCGGCGTCATCACGTGCCTGTGGCTCGTCATGCCGTTCTCGTCCGGTCGTGACCCACAGCAGTACCAGATCGCCGGTGCGCTGCTGGCGCTGGGCGTGCTGCTCTGGGTCCTGACCTGGTTCACCCACGGACGGAAGCAGGCCGAGAAGGCCCCGACCGGGCTCGTGACGGAGCCGACGAAGGTGCAGCGCCCGCCGCACGACCACCGCGACGTCTGA
- a CDS encoding DUF6892 domain-containing protein, translating into MDQQSNTTEEPIEFADFNAKLLVLDVLCYDLDVLDPYDPDAEDETDEDLDVDGQDDRAREYYDDLDLLPSHLSLVTEITVDSDLEVLQDVHPGWDGSDDRFDPQNWDDLLDLPELRTVYAAAPLPAHVTERLAAKGIEVRSA; encoded by the coding sequence ATGGACCAGCAGTCGAACACCACCGAGGAGCCCATCGAGTTCGCGGACTTCAACGCGAAGCTCCTGGTGCTCGACGTCCTCTGCTACGACCTCGACGTCCTCGACCCCTACGACCCGGACGCCGAGGACGAGACCGACGAGGACCTCGACGTCGACGGGCAGGACGACCGGGCGCGCGAGTACTACGACGACCTCGACCTGCTGCCGTCGCACCTGTCGCTCGTCACCGAGATCACGGTGGACTCCGACCTCGAGGTGCTGCAGGACGTGCACCCCGGCTGGGACGGCTCGGACGACCGCTTCGACCCGCAGAACTGGGACGACCTGCTCGACCTGCCGGAGCTCCGCACCGTGTACGCCGCCGCGCCGCTGCCCGCCCACGTCACCGAGCGGCTCGCGGCCAAGGGCATCGAGGTCCGCTCCGCCTGA
- a CDS encoding uracil-DNA glycosylase has protein sequence MSETDGRFAAFWGALDAVPVESDAEALYDVGSAEGRLRRANLTRYLEQSGSGADTLLVAEAPGWRGMTNTGVPFTSMRELGPEYLVPPEPTAPWEASSRVVHAALDGWRGALPVAWAIFPHHPFVAPDRLTNRTPRPAEVRSGAPVALALLEALGGMDRVRVVAVGRKAQGALALAGIEATAVRHPAQGGAKEFTEQLRALDR, from the coding sequence GTGAGCGAGACGGACGGGCGGTTCGCCGCGTTCTGGGGGGCGCTCGACGCCGTGCCCGTCGAGTCGGACGCCGAGGCGCTGTACGACGTCGGATCGGCCGAGGGACGGCTGCGGCGAGCGAACCTGACACGGTACCTGGAGCAGTCCGGGTCGGGGGCCGACACGTTGCTCGTGGCCGAGGCCCCGGGGTGGCGTGGCATGACGAACACGGGTGTGCCGTTCACGAGCATGCGGGAGCTGGGACCCGAGTACCTCGTCCCGCCGGAACCGACCGCACCGTGGGAAGCGTCGTCGCGCGTCGTGCACGCGGCACTGGACGGCTGGCGCGGTGCGCTCCCCGTCGCGTGGGCGATCTTCCCGCACCACCCCTTCGTGGCACCGGACCGGCTGACGAACCGGACGCCCCGACCCGCCGAGGTCCGCTCGGGAGCGCCCGTCGCCCTCGCGCTGCTGGAGGCCCTGGGCGGCATGGACCGGGTCCGGGTGGTCGCCGTCGGTCGGAAGGCGCAGGGGGCACTCGCGCTGGCCGGCATCGAGGCGACCGCCGTGCGGCACCCGGCGCAGGGCGGCGCGAAGGAGTTCACCGAACAGTTGCGGGCGCTGGACCGCTAG
- a CDS encoding glycosyltransferase, whose translation MSTTTEPLHIGLVSLHTSPGDEPGSGEVGGMNVVVRHQAEALADRGHHVDIITRRSAPTQPDSVSLVPGVCLRFLSAGPAEPVPKGEHDAFIEPFRHELEQLGPFDVLHSHHWFSGAAALPVARERGVPHVQSFHSIAADPATPLSEGERPESAGRIAGEELLARESDAVVVVSEAEASTVRTRLGGDDARIWIVPPGVDGSVFRPAAVGARRAATPYVVAAARVQPLKGLDLAIEAIADISLEARPTLVIAGDVSSEAGDYVDELRRLAEARGIADHVTFIGPQSRADLAFLFRGAAAVLVPSHSETYGLVALEGSASGVPVVAAAAGGLREAVVDGETGVVLESRDPQAWAAEIERILTDAPYAAGLAAAGREHAERLSWERSAAGLEDVYRRVLGRP comes from the coding sequence GTGAGCACGACGACCGAACCCCTGCACATCGGGCTGGTGTCGCTGCACACCTCCCCCGGAGACGAACCCGGTTCTGGCGAGGTCGGCGGCATGAACGTCGTCGTCCGGCACCAGGCCGAGGCGCTGGCCGACCGGGGCCACCACGTGGACATCATCACCCGCCGGTCCGCACCGACGCAGCCGGACTCGGTGTCGCTCGTGCCGGGCGTGTGCCTGCGGTTCCTGTCCGCGGGGCCGGCCGAACCGGTGCCGAAGGGTGAGCACGACGCGTTCATCGAACCGTTCCGTCACGAGCTGGAGCAGCTCGGGCCGTTCGACGTCCTGCACTCGCACCACTGGTTCTCCGGCGCGGCCGCGCTGCCCGTCGCCCGCGAGCGCGGCGTCCCCCACGTGCAGTCGTTCCACTCCATCGCCGCCGACCCGGCCACGCCCCTGTCCGAGGGCGAACGCCCCGAGTCCGCGGGCCGCATCGCCGGCGAGGAACTGCTGGCCCGCGAGTCGGACGCCGTCGTCGTGGTGTCCGAGGCCGAGGCGTCGACCGTGCGCACCCGACTCGGTGGCGACGACGCCCGCATCTGGATCGTGCCGCCGGGGGTCGACGGGTCCGTCTTCCGGCCCGCGGCGGTCGGTGCGCGCCGCGCCGCCACCCCCTACGTGGTCGCGGCGGCTCGCGTGCAGCCGCTCAAGGGCCTGGACCTGGCGATCGAGGCGATCGCGGACATCAGCCTGGAGGCCCGCCCCACCCTGGTCATCGCGGGCGACGTCTCGAGTGAGGCGGGCGACTACGTGGACGAACTGCGTCGGCTCGCCGAGGCGCGGGGCATCGCCGACCACGTCACCTTCATCGGGCCGCAGTCACGTGCCGACCTGGCGTTCCTGTTCCGCGGCGCGGCAGCCGTGCTGGTGCCGTCACACTCCGAGACGTACGGGCTCGTCGCGCTCGAGGGCTCCGCTTCCGGGGTGCCGGTCGTGGCCGCCGCTGCCGGGGGCCTGCGCGAAGCGGTGGTCGACGGGGAGACGGGCGTGGTCCTCGAGTCCCGCGACCCGCAGGCGTGGGCTGCCGAGATCGAGCGGATCCTGACGGATGCGCCGTACGCCGCCGGACTCGCCGCTGCGGGGCGGGAGCACGCGGAGCGCCTCAGCTGGGAGCGGTCGGCCGCGGGGCTCGAGGACGTCTACCGCCGGGTGCTCGGGCGCCCGTGA
- a CDS encoding DUF429 domain-containing protein — protein sequence MNAYLGIDLAWGLGSERKAANETGLVAMDHDGTITDAGWARGVDAVTDWIAQHLGPRSLIAVDASLVVTNPTGIRESERQVGQRYGRWKIAANPTNQASAASAGSALLDRLTALGVGYVSDTDSMRRRTGPAMFECYPYTTLVGVEELGYDVERPRYKRLDLRIPAAEARARRAEAFDELVRRLRETPLDPPLLLDSHPLTQRLAEPSVLHGPTHKHREDLLDGALCAWTAAFWERHGDQRVQILGGDRGLPSDPLDEAGRRPVVVAPARPSQRRPRG from the coding sequence GTGAACGCGTACCTCGGCATCGACCTGGCGTGGGGGCTCGGCTCCGAGCGGAAGGCCGCGAACGAGACCGGGCTGGTGGCGATGGACCACGACGGCACGATCACCGACGCCGGGTGGGCCCGCGGGGTCGATGCCGTCACGGACTGGATCGCCCAGCACCTCGGGCCACGATCCCTGATCGCCGTGGACGCCTCGCTCGTCGTGACGAACCCGACGGGCATCCGCGAGTCCGAGCGGCAGGTCGGGCAGCGCTACGGCCGGTGGAAGATCGCCGCGAACCCGACCAACCAGGCATCGGCGGCGAGCGCCGGCTCAGCGCTGCTCGACCGGCTGACCGCGCTGGGTGTCGGGTACGTCTCCGACACGGATTCGATGCGACGACGCACCGGTCCGGCGATGTTCGAGTGCTACCCGTACACGACGCTGGTCGGGGTGGAGGAGCTCGGCTACGACGTGGAACGGCCCCGGTACAAGCGACTCGATCTCCGGATCCCCGCCGCCGAGGCACGTGCCCGTCGTGCCGAGGCCTTCGACGAGCTGGTCCGGCGGCTGCGCGAGACCCCGCTCGACCCGCCGCTGCTGCTCGACTCGCACCCGCTGACGCAGCGGCTCGCCGAGCCGTCGGTCCTGCACGGTCCGACGCACAAGCACCGCGAGGACCTGCTGGACGGCGCCCTGTGCGCGTGGACGGCGGCGTTCTGGGAGCGACACGGCGACCAGCGCGTGCAGATCCTGGGAGGTGATCGGGGCCTCCCATCCGACCCGCTGGACGAGGCGGGCCGCCGGCCGGTCGTGGTGGCACCCGCGCGCCCGTCGCAGCGGAGGCCGCGCGGCTAG
- the ligD gene encoding non-homologous end-joining DNA ligase — protein sequence MASEATTVRVPGPDGDREVRISSPARVLWPEAGITKLDLAEYLVTVGDAFVRANGDRPISLQRFPGGVDGEQFFSKNPPKGAPDYVRSVTVTYPSARSHPQLVIDEPAVAVWAAQMNTVVFHPWASRAEDSDHPDQLRIDLDPQPGTDFGDTVPVAEELRKVLDEVGLTTWIKTSGNRGLHVFAPIRPEHEFLEVRHAVIAAARELERRMPDRVTTAWWKEERGQRIFVDFNQANRDRTMAGAYSPRALAHASVSTPITWDELRTADPTAFTIRTVPERLLTTGDPWESMGEQPGSIAPLLEWWERDLANGEGELPFPPDFPKMPGEPPRVQPSRAKKPS from the coding sequence ATGGCGAGCGAAGCGACGACGGTGCGGGTGCCCGGGCCCGACGGTGACCGCGAGGTCCGGATCAGCAGCCCCGCGCGGGTGCTCTGGCCCGAAGCGGGCATCACGAAGCTCGACCTGGCGGAGTACCTCGTGACGGTGGGCGACGCCTTCGTCCGGGCGAACGGCGACCGGCCGATCTCGCTGCAGCGGTTCCCGGGCGGCGTCGACGGCGAGCAGTTCTTCTCGAAGAACCCGCCGAAGGGTGCGCCCGACTACGTCCGCTCGGTCACGGTGACCTACCCGAGCGCCCGCTCGCACCCGCAGCTCGTGATCGACGAGCCGGCGGTGGCGGTGTGGGCCGCCCAGATGAACACGGTGGTCTTCCACCCGTGGGCCTCTCGTGCCGAGGACAGCGACCACCCGGACCAGCTGCGGATCGACCTCGACCCGCAGCCCGGCACCGACTTCGGCGACACGGTGCCGGTGGCCGAGGAACTCCGGAAGGTCCTCGACGAGGTCGGCCTGACCACCTGGATCAAGACGAGCGGCAACCGCGGCCTGCACGTGTTCGCGCCGATCCGGCCCGAGCACGAGTTCCTCGAGGTGCGGCACGCGGTGATCGCCGCGGCGCGCGAACTCGAACGCCGGATGCCAGACCGGGTCACGACGGCGTGGTGGAAGGAGGAGCGGGGGCAGCGGATCTTCGTAGACTTCAACCAGGCGAACCGCGACCGCACGATGGCCGGTGCCTACAGCCCCCGAGCTCTCGCACACGCCTCGGTGTCCACGCCGATCACCTGGGACGAACTGCGCACCGCAGACCCGACGGCCTTCACGATCCGCACGGTGCCGGAGCGGCTGCTGACCACGGGTGACCCGTGGGAGTCGATGGGGGAGCAGCCGGGCAGCATCGCCCCACTGCTCGAGTGGTGGGAGCGGGACCTGGCGAACGGCGAGGGCGAGCTGCCGTTCCCGCCGGACTTCCCGAAGATGCCCGGGGAGCCGCCGCGTGTGCAGCCCTCACGGGCGAAGAAGCCCAGCTGA
- a CDS encoding ATP-dependent DNA ligase, protein MEITPMLAKAVATVPDPDSTKGGLRYEPKWDGFRGIVTIDGDDVEIGSRGSKPLTRYFPELVEAIRAQFGGRDHPVVLDGEVILRSGEPGAERLDWEALSQRIHPAASRIAKLSVETPAQFVAFDLLAVDGQELLDLPFDERRERLEQLGDAMTDPLFVTRTTLDVEQAREWLTTFEGAGLDGVVAKPRARPYEPNKRSMLKIKHHRTADVVAVGYRVHKSGSGVGSLLVGLYDTDGELRQVGGVSAFSDKRRAALIDELEPVVLRDADGRPVTGDGERSRFSSGRDTSFVRLAPELVLEVRYDQMEGDRFRHTVQFERWRPDRDATSCGFEQLEVPSAYDLSDVLS, encoded by the coding sequence ATGGAGATCACACCGATGCTCGCCAAGGCCGTCGCCACCGTCCCCGACCCGGACAGCACGAAGGGCGGGCTGCGGTACGAACCGAAGTGGGACGGCTTCCGTGGGATCGTGACCATCGACGGTGACGACGTCGAGATCGGCAGTCGCGGGTCCAAGCCGCTCACCCGGTACTTCCCCGAGCTCGTCGAGGCGATCCGCGCGCAGTTCGGCGGCCGCGACCACCCGGTCGTCCTGGACGGCGAGGTGATCCTGCGCTCCGGCGAGCCCGGCGCCGAGCGGCTGGACTGGGAGGCACTGTCGCAGCGCATCCACCCGGCGGCCTCACGGATCGCCAAGCTCAGCGTCGAGACCCCTGCGCAGTTCGTGGCGTTCGATCTGCTGGCGGTCGACGGACAGGAGCTCCTCGACCTGCCCTTCGACGAGCGCCGCGAGCGCCTGGAGCAACTCGGCGACGCGATGACCGACCCGCTCTTCGTCACCCGCACCACGCTGGACGTCGAACAGGCGCGCGAATGGCTCACCACCTTCGAGGGCGCCGGGCTCGACGGCGTCGTCGCGAAGCCGCGCGCGCGGCCGTACGAACCGAACAAGCGCTCGATGCTCAAGATCAAGCACCACCGCACCGCCGACGTCGTCGCCGTCGGCTACCGCGTGCACAAGAGCGGCTCCGGCGTCGGGTCCCTGCTGGTCGGCCTGTACGACACGGACGGCGAGCTCCGCCAGGTCGGCGGCGTCTCCGCCTTCTCCGACAAGCGCCGGGCCGCGTTGATCGACGAGCTCGAGCCCGTCGTGCTCCGCGATGCGGACGGGAGGCCCGTCACCGGCGACGGGGAACGGTCGCGGTTCTCGTCGGGTCGCGACACGTCGTTCGTCCGGCTGGCGCCGGAGCTGGTGCTCGAGGTCCGGTACGACCAGATGGAGGGCGACCGGTTCCGGCACACCGTGCAGTTCGAGCGGTGGCGACCCGACCGTGACGCGACGTCGTGCGGGTTCGAGCAGCTCGAGGTGCCGAGTGCGTACGACCTGAGCGACGTGCTGTCCTGA